From Petrotoga sp. 9PW.55.5.1, the proteins below share one genomic window:
- a CDS encoding aspartate aminotransferase family protein, with amino-acid sequence MSLLKMYETFPITIDHAEGCYIYDKSERKFFDTFSGIGVMSFGHSYKPLLKTLHEKMEKYTHLSNFFLDNDAIWVAEKLESFTGKNGTVYFTNSGTEATEAALKAIKKRANSKRNKIVYFENAFHGRTLGALSINGFKNLREPFDPLLPNTVQLKFNDFEDLNKYFELFGEETLAVFVEAILGSGGVLPIDLNFAKELENYKKKYNFILVCDEIQAGLGRTGRVFSYQHYGLTPNIITIGKSIGGGLPLGATIFLENLSQAFEKGEHGSTFAPNPVSLAGAKFVLENMPDLLTDVQEKGDYIVKSLCSKKLSKVKEIRGKGLMIGIELKDEDTSIKEKGFNEGILLNVLKNKIIRILPPLNIKYDDIEVMLEKLEMILSDS; translated from the coding sequence ATGAGTTTATTAAAAATGTACGAAACATTTCCTATAACTATTGATCATGCTGAAGGATGTTATATTTATGATAAGTCTGAGAGAAAATTTTTTGATACCTTTTCAGGAATTGGTGTAATGTCTTTTGGACACTCTTATAAACCGTTATTGAAAACCCTACATGAAAAAATGGAAAAATACACACATCTATCTAATTTCTTTTTAGATAATGATGCTATTTGGGTTGCTGAAAAATTGGAAAGTTTTACAGGAAAAAATGGAACGGTTTATTTTACTAATTCAGGAACAGAGGCAACTGAGGCTGCTTTAAAAGCGATCAAAAAAAGAGCCAATTCTAAACGAAACAAGATTGTTTATTTTGAAAATGCATTTCATGGAAGAACTTTGGGAGCTCTTTCAATAAATGGATTTAAGAACTTAAGAGAACCTTTTGATCCGTTATTACCTAACACGGTTCAATTAAAATTCAATGATTTTGAAGATTTAAACAAATATTTTGAGTTATTCGGCGAGGAAACTCTAGCTGTTTTTGTTGAAGCAATTCTTGGATCTGGCGGGGTACTTCCTATAGATTTGAACTTTGCAAAAGAATTAGAAAACTATAAAAAGAAATATAATTTCATCTTAGTTTGTGATGAAATTCAAGCTGGGTTGGGAAGAACAGGAAGAGTATTTTCTTACCAACATTATGGATTAACTCCTAATATCATTACAATAGGTAAATCAATTGGCGGTGGTTTACCTTTAGGGGCAACAATATTTCTTGAGAACCTTTCTCAAGCATTTGAAAAAGGAGAGCATGGGTCTACTTTTGCACCTAATCCTGTTTCTTTAGCTGGGGCAAAATTTGTTTTGGAAAATATGCCTGATTTGCTAACTGACGTTCAAGAAAAAGGCGATTACATAGTAAAATCTTTATGTAGTAAAAAGTTATCCAAAGTAAAAGAAATCAGAGGAAAAGGTCTAATGATTGGAATTGAATTAAAAGATGAAGATACTTCTATTAAAGAAAAAGGGTTCAATGAGGGTATATTATTAAATGTTCTAAAAAACAAGATTATTAGAATACTCCCTCCTTTAAACATTAAATATGATGATATTGAAGTAATGTTAGAGAAATTGGAGATGATTTTAAGTGATTCTTGA
- a CDS encoding 4-hydroxy-tetrahydrodipicolinate reductase codes for MKYGIIGYKGRMGKEISQLFEENGNQLVWGYDKDGEFSKEVPEILIDFSLPEVFEKTVNYVKKFNVPLIIGTTGLSDNQIYTLKNLAKNVPVVQSYNFSIGIQLFLKMIDVLKDSTNGWDVEITETHHRFKKDKPSGTAKMLKERCGKDVPISSLRLGNVPGDHTIYLSNLGEVLSISHRALSRRAFAEGVLKSAEFVMNKDNGFYTFSDII; via the coding sequence ATGAAATATGGAATAATTGGCTACAAGGGGAGGATGGGAAAAGAGATTAGTCAGTTATTTGAAGAAAATGGGAACCAACTTGTGTGGGGATACGATAAAGATGGAGAGTTCTCAAAAGAAGTTCCCGAAATATTGATAGATTTCTCTTTACCAGAGGTGTTTGAAAAAACGGTTAATTATGTAAAAAAATTCAACGTTCCTTTGATCATTGGAACCACTGGGTTATCAGATAATCAAATATATACATTAAAAAATTTAGCGAAAAATGTTCCAGTTGTTCAAAGTTATAATTTTTCCATAGGAATTCAATTATTTCTTAAAATGATAGATGTTTTGAAAGATAGCACAAATGGTTGGGATGTTGAAATTACAGAAACCCATCATAGATTTAAAAAAGATAAACCATCAGGAACAGCTAAGATGTTAAAAGAAAGATGCGGAAAAGACGTTCCAATCAGTTCACTAAGATTGGGAAACGTTCCAGGAGATCATACTATATACCTGTCAAATCTTGGGGAAGTTTTAAGTATATCTCACAGGGCTTTATCAAGAAGAGCCTTTGCAGAAGGAGTTTTAAAATCAGCAGAATTTGTCATGAATAAAGACAATGGCTTTTATACTTTTTCTGATATTATTTGA
- a CDS encoding aspartate kinase, with protein MKLVVQKYGGSSLSDSERLRNVAKRIENKIKKGYKVIAVVSAMGDTTNRLLKLAKEVVKDPTPREMDMLLSTGEQISASLLSMILNEKGIKSKSLNAFQLQLLTTNDYNDAQIKKINKELIYKNLINNEVLVITGFQGITEEGEITTLGRGGSDTSAVALAASLRIPCEIYSNYAGIYTTDPNIYPEAKKLKFVTYDEILEMAALGAKVLHSRSVEIAKKFNVQIYCASSFSDEEGSYVVGEYNNYLEEPVVTGLSLDEEQMQVTITELPDSSFTVNKIFEVAAINHLNVDMISIIKKGDKIDLSFSIIESKLDNFQEYLKETLIFENNKNIEYRNNLVKISVVGIGMRKARGVASRFFKAMKDIPIFLVTTSEIKISCLVPTQYKNIAVDSLMKEFEL; from the coding sequence ATGAAATTGGTTGTGCAAAAATATGGGGGAAGTTCTTTATCTGATTCAGAAAGGCTAAGAAATGTCGCAAAAAGAATCGAAAACAAGATAAAAAAGGGGTATAAAGTAATAGCGGTTGTATCTGCCATGGGAGATACAACAAACAGATTGTTGAAACTAGCCAAAGAAGTTGTGAAAGATCCTACTCCTCGTGAGATGGATATGCTCTTATCAACAGGCGAACAAATAAGCGCTTCATTGTTATCTATGATTTTAAACGAAAAGGGAATAAAATCTAAATCTTTGAACGCTTTTCAACTTCAATTATTAACCACAAACGATTATAATGACGCACAGATTAAAAAAATAAATAAAGAGTTGATTTACAAAAACCTTATAAACAACGAAGTACTTGTTATAACAGGTTTTCAAGGTATTACAGAAGAAGGTGAGATAACTACATTGGGTAGAGGTGGTTCCGATACCTCAGCTGTAGCGTTAGCAGCATCTTTAAGGATTCCTTGTGAGATTTACAGTAATTATGCAGGAATATATACCACTGATCCAAATATTTATCCTGAAGCCAAAAAATTGAAGTTTGTTACCTATGACGAAATTCTAGAAATGGCTGCCTTAGGAGCAAAAGTTCTTCATTCAAGATCTGTTGAAATAGCTAAAAAGTTTAATGTACAAATATATTGTGCATCATCTTTTTCAGATGAGGAGGGAAGTTACGTAGTGGGAGAATATAATAACTATTTGGAAGAACCTGTAGTAACAGGCTTAAGTTTGGACGAAGAACAGATGCAGGTAACAATAACAGAATTACCCGATTCAAGCTTTACAGTAAACAAAATATTCGAAGTTGCCGCTATAAATCACTTAAATGTAGATATGATCTCGATTATAAAGAAAGGTGATAAAATAGATCTTTCATTCAGTATAATAGAAAGTAAACTTGATAATTTCCAAGAATATTTGAAAGAAACCTTGATCTTTGAAAATAATAAAAATATAGAATATAGGAATAATCTTGTGAAAATTTCCGTTGTTGGAATAGGTATGCGAAAAGCTAGGGGAGTAGCTTCACGCTTTTTTAAAGCTATGAAAGATATTCCTATATTTTTGGTTACTACTTCTGAAATTAAAATATCCTGTTTAGTTCCCACACAATACAAAAATATAGCTGTTGACAGCTTAATGAAGGAGTTTGAATTATGA
- the dapA gene encoding 4-hydroxy-tetrahydrodipicolinate synthase, whose protein sequence is MFKGVGTAMITPFDQNKNVNYNSLKTFVDYQIENGVDSLVVLGTTGEAPAIEEEERQKIVDTVIEVNNKRVPVIVGTGTNNVNHVLKFNKMAEKSGADGLLIVTPYYNKSTQKGLVEYFKYISERTELPIIMYNVPSRTGMNILPETAVEIHEECKNVIGIKEASGNIQQIAELFSIKPDTLKVFSGNDDQVLPIMAMGGNGVISVASNVVPKAYSEMTHAILNNNYDKARELNNKYMKLNKLLFKEVNPIPVKCAASLLNLCENVLRLPLVKATKETENLLKEELERLELL, encoded by the coding sequence ATGTTTAAAGGTGTAGGAACAGCTATGATAACACCATTTGATCAGAATAAAAATGTCAATTATAACAGTCTGAAAACATTTGTTGATTACCAAATTGAAAACGGTGTTGATAGTTTAGTCGTTTTAGGAACTACCGGTGAAGCTCCAGCGATAGAAGAAGAGGAAAGACAAAAAATTGTTGATACAGTAATAGAAGTTAACAACAAAAGGGTACCGGTAATAGTTGGAACTGGAACCAACAACGTTAATCATGTTTTAAAATTCAACAAAATGGCGGAAAAATCTGGAGCTGATGGATTATTAATAGTAACTCCATATTATAACAAAAGCACTCAAAAAGGATTGGTAGAATATTTTAAATATATTTCTGAAAGAACAGAATTACCAATAATTATGTACAATGTTCCATCAAGAACTGGTATGAATATACTTCCAGAAACGGCTGTAGAAATACATGAAGAATGTAAAAATGTTATAGGAATAAAAGAAGCAAGCGGTAATATACAACAAATAGCTGAACTGTTTTCTATAAAACCTGATACTCTAAAAGTTTTTTCTGGAAATGACGATCAAGTTTTACCAATAATGGCTATGGGTGGAAACGGGGTAATATCAGTCGCATCTAATGTTGTACCTAAAGCTTATTCAGAAATGACTCATGCAATACTAAACAATAACTATGATAAGGCAAGAGAACTGAATAACAAATATATGAAACTTAACAAACTATTATTCAAAGAAGTCAACCCTATTCCTGTTAAATGTGCGGCGTCTTTACTCAATTTGTGTGAAAATGTTTTAAGGTTACCTTTAGTAAAAGCCACAAAAGAAACAGAAAATCTTCTAAAAGAAGAATTAGAAAGGTTGGAATTATTATGA
- the dapD gene encoding 2,3,4,5-tetrahydropyridine-2,6-dicarboxylate N-acetyltransferase, with translation MNTQDVINLIANSKKKNPIKVYIKGKLKDIDFNNLEFYGNKKFGILFCEEEEFVRFYKRNKDNILNYRIERDRRNSAIALADLSKYNARIEPGATIRDMVEIGDGCVIMMGAVINIGASIKENTMIDMNAVIGGRAQIGKNCHIGAGAVIAGVIEPPSAQPVIIEDDVLVGANAVILEGVKIGKGSIIGAGSVVISDVEPYSVIAGVPGKFIKKVDEKTKGKTQLIEGLRKLK, from the coding sequence GTGAATACACAAGATGTAATAAACTTGATTGCTAACTCTAAGAAAAAGAACCCAATAAAGGTCTATATTAAAGGCAAACTAAAAGATATAGATTTTAATAATCTTGAATTTTATGGAAATAAGAAATTTGGTATTTTGTTTTGTGAAGAAGAAGAATTCGTTCGATTTTATAAAAGAAATAAAGATAATATTTTAAATTATAGGATTGAAAGAGATAGAAGAAATTCAGCAATTGCCTTAGCTGATTTATCAAAATATAACGCAAGAATTGAACCGGGGGCTACTATTAGAGATATGGTTGAAATTGGAGACGGTTGTGTCATTATGATGGGAGCGGTTATAAATATAGGAGCTAGTATAAAAGAAAACACTATGATTGACATGAACGCTGTGATAGGAGGAAGGGCACAAATCGGAAAAAATTGCCATATAGGTGCTGGAGCTGTTATAGCGGGAGTAATAGAACCACCAAGTGCACAGCCTGTAATAATCGAAGATGATGTTTTAGTTGGAGCTAATGCGGTAATTTTAGAAGGTGTAAAGATAGGTAAAGGTTCTATAATAGGAGCTGGATCAGTTGTAATTTCTGATGTTGAACCTTATTCTGTAATTGCAGGTGTTCCAGGTAAATTTATAAAAAAAGTTGATGAAAAAACCAAAGGAAAGACTCAATTAATAGAAGGTTTAAGAAAATTAAAATAA
- the lysA gene encoding diaminopimelate decarboxylase: MLTLKKELPFTEQEILDFLENTRTPFYVYDEAGIRNRIKKLKEAFSWANFKEYFAVKATPNPFILQITKEEGCGVDCSSMAELVLAQKAGFKNEDILFTSNDTPLSEYEKALSLNAVLNLDDIGHINILKERLYLPELVSIRYNPGGDFGNEIIGNLEESKFGVPKSDLIKGYKLLQKHGVKKFGLHAMLVSNELNPRNIIMVAKFLFNTAFEIKKELGIDLDFIDLGGGFGIPYKPDEEELDIYYISQEIKKLYEEILINNGLNPPKIYMEHGRYISGPNGYLVTKVFHIKDSFKKYVGIDANSANLLRPAMYKAYHHITVLNKKFEDENETYDVVGSLCENNDKLAVDRALPKLESGDILVFHDVGAHGHSMGFNYNGKLRSAEYLFTSDRKFKMIRRAETIDDYFSTLNF, from the coding sequence GTGCTCACTTTGAAAAAAGAATTACCTTTTACAGAACAAGAAATTCTTGATTTTTTAGAAAATACTCGAACTCCTTTTTATGTATACGACGAAGCAGGTATTAGAAATAGAATTAAAAAATTAAAAGAAGCTTTTTCTTGGGCGAATTTTAAGGAATACTTTGCTGTAAAGGCAACTCCTAATCCTTTTATCTTACAAATAACAAAAGAAGAAGGCTGTGGGGTTGATTGCAGTTCCATGGCAGAGTTAGTTTTAGCACAGAAAGCGGGATTTAAAAATGAAGACATTTTATTTACTTCAAACGACACCCCTTTAAGCGAGTATGAAAAAGCTTTATCTTTAAACGCCGTATTGAATTTAGACGATATAGGGCATATAAACATTTTAAAAGAAAGACTTTATCTTCCAGAATTAGTTTCTATTAGATATAATCCCGGCGGAGACTTTGGAAATGAAATAATAGGTAATTTAGAAGAATCAAAATTTGGTGTTCCAAAAAGTGATTTAATAAAGGGATATAAGCTGCTTCAAAAACATGGTGTAAAAAAGTTTGGATTGCATGCAATGCTTGTTTCTAACGAATTGAACCCTCGAAACATTATTATGGTAGCAAAATTTCTTTTTAACACAGCCTTTGAAATAAAAAAAGAACTTGGGATTGATCTTGATTTTATAGATCTTGGCGGAGGATTTGGTATTCCATATAAGCCGGATGAAGAGGAATTGGATATATATTATATATCTCAAGAGATAAAGAAACTATACGAAGAGATATTGATAAATAACGGTTTAAACCCTCCTAAAATTTATATGGAACATGGAAGATATATTAGTGGACCTAATGGATATTTAGTAACAAAAGTTTTCCACATAAAGGATTCATTTAAAAAGTATGTAGGAATAGATGCTAACTCAGCGAATCTATTAAGACCTGCCATGTACAAAGCATATCACCATATAACCGTTCTAAATAAGAAATTTGAAGATGAAAATGAGACTTACGATGTTGTAGGTTCTTTGTGTGAAAACAACGATAAGTTGGCTGTTGACAGAGCGCTACCAAAACTAGAATCAGGAGATATATTAGTTTTTCATGATGTCGGTGCTCATGGACATTCAATGGGATTTAATTATAATGGAAAATTAAGATCAGCTGAGTATCTTTTTACTTCAGATAGAAAATTTAAGATGATTAGACGTGCTGAAACAATTGATGATTACTTTTCAACTCTAAATTTTTAA